A genomic segment from Corylus avellana chromosome ca5, CavTom2PMs-1.0 encodes:
- the LOC132181904 gene encoding GDSL esterase/lipase At2g04570-like has protein sequence MAFMYISIQLFLIQILILVAKSKTKVPALIVFGDSTVDTGNNNQIPTIAKSNFEPYGRDFLGGRPTGRFSNGRVATDFFSEAFGIKPTVPAYLDPTYNISDFATGVCFASAGAGYDNATSDVLRNTCKRKFVLYLISVERVFI, from the exons ATGGCATTCATGTACATTTCAATTCAACTATTCTTAATTCAAATCCTAATACTAGTAGCCAAATCCAAAACTAAAGTTCCTGCACTTATAGTGTTTGGAGACTCAACCGTGGATACAGGCAACAACAACCAAATTCCAACAATCGCCAAGAGTAATTTCGAGCCTTACGGTCGTGATTTTCTTGGCGGCCGCCCTACCGGACGGTTCTCCAATGGTCGCGTTGCTACTGACTTCTTCTCCGAGGCTTTTGGCATCAAGCCAACAGTACCTGCCTACTTGGATCCAACGTATAATATCTCAGATTTTGCTACTGGAGTTTGCTTTGCCTCTGCTGGAGCTGGCTATGACAATGCCACTTCTGATGTTCTG AGGAACACTTGCAAGCGAAAGTTTGTTCTTTACCTAATCAGTGTAGAGAGAGTGTTTATCTAG